One stretch of Candidatus Saccharibacteria bacterium oral taxon 488 DNA includes these proteins:
- a CDS encoding uracil-DNA glycosylase: MDEAAQLEVLAAEIITHDVCHDLAEQATQLVMGDGRADADIVFIGEAPGKNEDLQGKPFVGAAGTFLDEMLAAAQLRRQDVYITNIVKYRPPNNRDPLPEEKRAFWPYLMRQLQIIQPKVVITLGRHSGMAFIPDLAISRDHGNPRWAQFNGLKFLVIPLYHPAAALYNGALRQTLIDDFVRAAQLAVQASA; this comes from the coding sequence ATGGATGAGGCAGCGCAACTGGAGGTTTTGGCGGCAGAGATTATCACTCATGATGTTTGTCATGATCTAGCAGAGCAGGCGACACAGCTGGTGATGGGTGATGGCCGAGCTGACGCAGACATTGTATTTATCGGTGAAGCGCCAGGAAAAAACGAAGATCTTCAGGGCAAACCATTCGTTGGGGCAGCTGGTACATTTCTTGACGAGATGTTAGCCGCAGCCCAGTTACGTCGTCAAGATGTCTATATCACCAATATCGTTAAATATCGGCCGCCAAACAATCGTGACCCGCTGCCGGAGGAGAAGCGCGCTTTTTGGCCGTATTTGATGCGCCAATTGCAAATTATTCAACCAAAGGTAGTCATCACATTGGGTCGGCATAGCGGCATGGCATTTATTCCTGACTTGGCGATCTCGCGTGATCATGGCAATCCGCGCTGGGCACAGTTCAACGGTTTGAAGTTCTTGGTGATTCCGCTGTATCATCCGGCAGCGGCGCTGTATAACGGGGCGTTGCGGCAGACGTTAATTGACGATTTTGTGCGGGCGGCGCAATTGGCCGTCCAGGCGAGCGCCTGA
- the pnp gene encoding polyribonucleotide nucleotidyltransferase, with the protein MAIINPSGKEIFSVTTELCGRPLTLEVNRVGFRTTGSVLVRYGDTVVLGSAQVGSRPVQLDYFPLSIDYEERFYAAGKISGSRFIKREGRPSDEAVLIGRLIDRPIRPLFPKGYRQEVQVVATVLSMDPDFRPDVVAMIAASSALMLTGTPFDGPVAGLRVGRVNGEFKAFLTPEEREQSDLDLVVAGIESGITMVEAGAKEVSEEVIVDAMAWAHQMMQPAIQVQRELAAKVAPAAQEYELVLPDEAIQQTADAWVDGKLGEKIRRPYPERNEMIRDIRAEFHEAMAEKLGIGEEEYNEVRNDYDEAFTLALHKDVRRGVVEDSKRPDGRALTEIRPLSSEVGLLPRAHGSSLFTRGVTQGMNIVTLAPLSYAQLVDTMEVNDGERRYMHHYNAPGYTVGEVKRMGSPGRREIGHGYLAERALTPVLPSEEDFPYAIRSVTEIMSQNGSTSMAATCSSCLALMDAGVPLSAPVSGIAMGLMMDGDIPYVLSDIADAEDFAGDMDFKVTGTAKGITALQMDMKVHGLPVAVLRQAIEQSKAGRAFILDHMLSILPAPREALSPYAPRIEKLKIDPDKIGAVIGKGGEVINKITSETGAEVDIKEDGLITIASPNGESIEKALNWIKSLVEEPEVGKIYEGKVVSIKDFGAFVNILPGVDGMVHISKLADHRVAKVTDVVKEGQTVRVKITGIDERGKINLTMIGL; encoded by the coding sequence ATGGCAATTATTAATCCAAGTGGTAAGGAGATTTTTTCGGTTACGACGGAATTATGCGGGCGGCCGTTGACGCTGGAGGTCAACCGGGTCGGCTTCCGGACGACCGGTAGTGTGCTGGTGCGTTACGGCGATACGGTGGTTTTGGGCAGTGCTCAGGTGGGCAGCCGGCCGGTGCAGCTAGATTATTTCCCGCTGTCGATTGATTATGAAGAGCGGTTTTATGCGGCGGGTAAAATTTCTGGCTCGCGGTTTATTAAGCGCGAGGGTCGGCCGAGCGACGAGGCGGTGCTGATCGGCCGGTTGATCGACCGTCCGATTCGGCCGCTGTTTCCAAAGGGCTACCGCCAAGAAGTGCAAGTAGTGGCGACAGTCTTAAGCATGGATCCGGATTTCCGCCCGGACGTGGTGGCGATGATTGCAGCGTCGAGTGCCTTGATGCTGACCGGCACGCCGTTTGACGGGCCGGTGGCGGGCCTGCGGGTGGGTCGTGTGAACGGCGAGTTTAAGGCCTTTTTGACACCGGAAGAGCGCGAGCAGTCTGATCTTGACCTGGTAGTGGCTGGCATCGAGAGTGGCATCACCATGGTGGAGGCCGGCGCCAAGGAAGTATCAGAAGAGGTGATCGTCGACGCGATGGCGTGGGCGCACCAGATGATGCAGCCAGCGATTCAGGTGCAGCGAGAGTTGGCAGCCAAAGTGGCGCCAGCCGCACAAGAATATGAATTAGTTTTACCTGATGAAGCAATTCAGCAGACGGCTGATGCGTGGGTTGATGGCAAGCTGGGCGAGAAAATTCGCCGACCATATCCGGAGCGCAACGAAATGATTCGCGATATTCGTGCTGAATTTCATGAAGCGATGGCCGAAAAACTTGGCATAGGCGAAGAAGAATATAACGAAGTTCGCAATGATTATGACGAGGCGTTCACGCTGGCATTGCACAAAGACGTTCGCCGCGGTGTCGTTGAGGACAGTAAGCGCCCAGACGGCCGCGCTTTGACGGAAATTCGCCCGCTCAGCTCAGAAGTTGGTTTGCTGCCGCGAGCACACGGCTCGAGCCTGTTTACCCGCGGCGTGACTCAAGGTATGAATATCGTGACTTTAGCGCCGTTGAGTTACGCGCAGCTGGTTGATACTATGGAGGTCAACGACGGCGAACGGCGCTACATGCATCATTACAATGCGCCGGGCTATACGGTTGGCGAGGTTAAGCGGATGGGCAGCCCGGGCCGGCGCGAAATTGGCCACGGATATCTCGCGGAGCGAGCCTTGACGCCGGTGTTGCCGAGCGAAGAAGACTTCCCGTACGCCATTCGCAGCGTTACCGAAATTATGAGCCAGAACGGTTCGACGTCGATGGCAGCGACCTGTTCGAGCTGTCTGGCGTTGATGGATGCTGGCGTGCCTCTCTCGGCACCAGTTAGCGGTATCGCCATGGGTCTGATGATGGACGGTGATATACCGTACGTATTGAGCGATATTGCCGATGCCGAGGACTTTGCCGGTGACATGGACTTCAAGGTGACTGGTACAGCCAAGGGCATCACGGCGCTGCAGATGGATATGAAGGTGCATGGTTTGCCGGTGGCAGTGCTGCGCCAAGCGATTGAGCAGAGTAAGGCTGGCCGGGCATTTATCCTTGACCATATGCTAAGTATTTTGCCAGCGCCGCGCGAAGCACTCAGCCCATACGCGCCGCGGATTGAAAAGCTAAAAATTGACCCAGATAAAATCGGCGCGGTCATTGGCAAGGGCGGCGAGGTGATTAACAAGATCACCAGCGAGACTGGCGCCGAGGTTGATATTAAGGAAGACGGCTTGATCACCATCGCCAGCCCGAATGGCGAATCGATCGAGAAAGCTCTCAATTGGATCAAGAGCCTGGTTGAGGAGCCGGAAGTTGGCAAAATCTATGAGGGCAAGGTGGTCAGCATCAAAGATTTCGGAGCCTTCGTGAATATTCTGCCGGGAGTTGACGGGATGGTGCACATCTCGAAGCTGGCCGATCATCGCGTGGCTAAGGTGACTGATGTGGTCAAGGAAGGACAAACCGTTCGCGTGAAAATCACTGGCATCGATGAGCGCGGTAAGATTAACTTGACGATGATCGGGTTGTAA
- a CDS encoding ribonuclease J codes for MGQRRLATPKGDDQSKRPATKKSNTAVMNSTTTRKGEVFRAQRRTSENVNLRASQHVIDIPVNKSVYNGYGGEQFSAKMQPKRTRGGKPKLRIIPIGGVGEMGIGKNMNAIEYDDEIIIVDMGFLFPGSDYPGINYITPDITWLEENKHKIKAHVFTHGHLDHIGSFRHFIHRIPAPVYASKFTIGMLDKSLADADTDFQPDFRVMDPLSHEVVQVSKHFSVELVRVNHSIPDSTAVVIRTPLGVVIDSGDWRFEESPVDGQKFDLKRMTEVASKEGVLMFMNESTNCESAGTHTHTEFDIQYSIGQVMDKFSNSRVILSCFSSQVHRLQLILEEAHKHGRKVAFAGFSMIQNLEVALRSGTIKIPKNTVMKMEDIIKLPDSQITVVCTGSQGEFNAVLSRMATGAHKYMKIKGSDVVVFSSNPIPGNEKNVVRTVDGLMREGSDVIQNGKTHLTGIGPLHLSGHGYYDDHIKLINALNPTYYMPIHGEFHMLVHNARLAEKECGIPRKNIFVCDAGDIIEIDIERQAKKAGRIQVGGVMYDDTGAIVSEVVLKDRIHMSQEGMFVVVLTVQRGTGRLLTSPDIISRGFIYLRDSEELMNMIRQYLKQKAARSFAGKYDLDVVKKEIKDEVTHILYDQTRRTPIVIPVINEVGGLKTVKSAATSSTSTAKAPARSKKVVTNSAAEPKMTLPTMPRRRFPRRQVPDTEANDTKAREVGRVRAY; via the coding sequence ATGGGCCAGAGACGACTTGCGACGCCGAAGGGCGATGATCAGTCAAAACGACCAGCTACAAAAAAAAGTAACACAGCGGTGATGAATAGCACTACTACTCGCAAGGGTGAGGTGTTTCGGGCGCAGCGGCGCACGAGTGAGAACGTTAATCTCAGGGCATCGCAGCACGTGATCGATATTCCGGTCAACAAATCAGTTTACAACGGCTATGGCGGCGAGCAATTTAGCGCCAAAATGCAGCCAAAACGCACTCGCGGCGGCAAACCGAAGTTGAGGATTATCCCAATCGGCGGTGTCGGCGAAATGGGTATTGGTAAAAACATGAACGCCATTGAGTATGACGATGAGATTATCATTGTGGACATGGGTTTCCTGTTTCCGGGCAGCGATTATCCAGGTATTAATTACATCACGCCAGATATCACCTGGCTGGAGGAAAATAAACATAAAATCAAGGCGCATGTGTTCACCCACGGGCACCTTGATCACATTGGTTCATTCCGGCACTTTATCCACCGGATTCCAGCACCGGTCTATGCATCGAAATTTACCATCGGCATGCTAGATAAGTCGCTGGCTGACGCGGATACTGATTTCCAGCCGGACTTTCGGGTGATGGACCCATTGAGCCACGAAGTTGTTCAGGTGTCGAAGCACTTTTCGGTAGAATTGGTGCGGGTGAATCACTCGATTCCAGATTCAACGGCGGTGGTGATTCGGACGCCGCTGGGCGTGGTGATTGACTCTGGTGACTGGCGATTTGAGGAAAGTCCGGTTGATGGTCAGAAGTTCGACCTCAAACGGATGACTGAAGTGGCGTCCAAAGAAGGCGTGTTGATGTTCATGAACGAATCGACCAACTGTGAATCGGCCGGTACGCACACTCACACTGAGTTTGATATTCAATATTCCATCGGCCAGGTGATGGATAAATTCAGTAATAGCCGAGTGATTTTAAGTTGTTTCTCTTCGCAGGTGCACCGTTTGCAATTAATTTTGGAAGAAGCGCATAAGCATGGGCGTAAGGTGGCGTTTGCCGGATTTTCGATGATTCAGAACTTGGAAGTGGCGCTGCGCTCAGGAACCATTAAGATCCCGAAAAATACCGTCATGAAGATGGAAGATATCATCAAGCTGCCGGATAGCCAGATTACCGTGGTTTGTACTGGCTCGCAGGGTGAGTTTAATGCCGTGCTAAGCCGTATGGCGACTGGCGCGCATAAATACATGAAGATCAAAGGCTCTGACGTGGTGGTGTTTAGCTCTAATCCGATTCCGGGCAATGAGAAAAACGTGGTGCGAACAGTCGATGGCTTAATGCGCGAGGGCTCTGATGTGATTCAGAATGGCAAGACGCACTTGACGGGGATTGGGCCGCTGCACTTGTCGGGTCATGGTTACTACGACGATCACATTAAGCTGATTAATGCCTTGAACCCAACATACTATATGCCAATTCACGGTGAATTCCACATGCTGGTGCACAATGCGCGGCTGGCAGAGAAAGAGTGTGGTATTCCGAGGAAGAATATCTTTGTGTGTGACGCTGGTGACATTATTGAAATTGATATTGAACGCCAAGCCAAGAAAGCCGGTCGAATTCAAGTTGGCGGCGTGATGTATGATGATACGGGTGCTATTGTATCCGAGGTGGTACTGAAAGACCGCATTCATATGTCTCAAGAGGGAATGTTCGTGGTGGTATTGACGGTGCAACGCGGCACCGGTCGGTTACTGACCAGCCCAGACATTATTTCCCGCGGTTTCATCTATCTGCGTGATTCCGAGGAATTGATGAATATGATTCGTCAGTATTTGAAACAGAAGGCAGCGCGCAGTTTTGCTGGTAAGTACGACCTTGACGTGGTGAAAAAGGAAATCAAGGACGAAGTTACGCATATTTTGTATGACCAGACGCGTCGGACACCGATTGTTATCCCGGTGATTAACGAAGTGGGTGGCTTGAAGACAGTAAAATCAGCCGCTACCTCGAGTACTTCTACCGCAAAAGCACCGGCACGCAGTAAAAAGGTTGTGACTAACTCGGCGGCGGAGCCAAAAATGACTCTGCCAACTATGCCGCGCCGCCGCTTCCCGCGCCGCCAGGTGCCAGACACCGAGGCAAATGACACCAAGGCGCGAGAGGTCGGCCGAGTGCGCGCATACTAG